From the genome of Helicobacter pylori, one region includes:
- the rplI gene encoding 50S ribosomal protein L9 has protein sequence MKVLLLEDVKNLGKAGEVCEVKDGYGNNFLIANKKAKLATNEVINKYKAEVKKKAEKEALEKAQKLQMVETLQTITLTIHKKVGANGSLFGAITKEEITERLKEQHASLDLDKKDIELKHPIKSTGIYEIEVKLGSGVVGVFKIDVVAE, from the coding sequence ATGAAGGTTCTATTATTAGAAGATGTGAAAAATTTAGGCAAAGCGGGTGAAGTGTGTGAGGTTAAAGATGGCTATGGGAATAACTTTTTAATCGCTAACAAAAAAGCCAAACTCGCCACTAACGAAGTGATCAACAAATACAAAGCCGAAGTTAAAAAGAAAGCTGAAAAAGAAGCCCTAGAAAAGGCACAAAAATTGCAAATGGTAGAAACCTTACAAACCATCACGCTGACTATCCATAAAAAAGTCGGCGCGAATGGCTCTTTATTTGGAGCGATCACTAAAGAAGAGATCACGGAGCGTTTGAAAGAACAGCATGCGAGTTTGGATTTAGATAAAAAAGACATTGAACTCAAACATCCGATTAAAAGCACAGGGATTTATGAGATTGAAGTCAAGCTTGGATCTGGGGTTGTGGGCGTGTTTAAAATTGATGTGGTGGCTGAGTAG
- the glnA gene encoding type I glutamate--ammonia ligase has product MITRTQNSESKIKEFFEFCKENEVEFVDFRFSDIKGTWNHIAYSFGALTHGMFKEGIPFDASSFKGWQGIEHSDMILTPDLVRYFIDPFSADVSVVVFCDVYDVYKNQPYEKCPRSIAKKALQHLKDSGLGDVAYFGAENEFFIFDSIKIKDASNSQYYEVDSEEGEWNRDRSFENGVNFGHRPGKQGGYIPVPPTDTMMDIRTEIVKVLNQVGLETFVVHHEVAQAQGEVGVKFGDLVEAADNVQKLKYVVKMVAHLNGKTATFMPKPLYGDNGSGMHTHVSVWKNNENLFSGETYKGLSGFALHFLGGVLRHARGLAAFTNASTNSYKRLIPGYEAPSILTYSANNRSASVRIPYGISKNSARFEFRFPDSSSNPYLAFAAILMAGMDGVKNKMDPGEAMDINLFKLTLDEIREKGIKQMPHTLRRSLEEMLADKQYLKENQVFSEEFIQAYQSLKFNAEVFPWESKPHPFEFITTYSC; this is encoded by the coding sequence ATGATAACAAGAACTCAAAATAGTGAAAGCAAGATCAAAGAATTTTTTGAATTTTGTAAAGAAAATGAAGTGGAATTTGTGGATTTTAGATTCAGCGATATTAAAGGCACTTGGAATCATATCGCTTATTCTTTTGGGGCTTTAACGCATGGCATGTTTAAAGAGGGGATTCCTTTTGATGCGAGTTCTTTTAAAGGCTGGCAAGGCATTGAACACTCCGATATGATTTTAACCCCCGATTTAGTGCGTTATTTCATTGACCCTTTTAGTGCGGATGTGAGCGTGGTCGTGTTTTGCGATGTGTATGATGTGTATAAAAACCAGCCTTATGAGAAATGCCCCAGAAGTATCGCCAAAAAAGCCTTACAGCATTTAAAAGATTCAGGTTTGGGTGATGTGGCTTATTTTGGTGCGGAGAATGAATTTTTTATCTTTGATTCCATTAAGATTAAAGACGCTTCCAATTCCCAATACTATGAAGTGGATAGCGAAGAGGGCGAATGGAATAGGGATAGAAGTTTTGAAAACGGCGTGAATTTTGGGCATAGACCGGGCAAGCAAGGAGGTTATATACCTGTGCCGCCAACGGATACGATGATGGATATTCGCACAGAAATTGTGAAAGTTTTAAACCAAGTGGGGTTAGAAACTTTTGTCGTCCATCATGAAGTCGCGCAAGCGCAAGGTGAAGTGGGCGTGAAATTTGGGGATTTAGTGGAAGCCGCTGACAATGTCCAAAAACTCAAATATGTGGTTAAAATGGTCGCTCATTTAAACGGGAAAACCGCTACTTTCATGCCAAAACCTTTATATGGGGATAATGGGAGCGGGATGCACACCCATGTGAGCGTTTGGAAAAACAACGAAAACCTTTTTAGCGGCGAAACTTATAAGGGCTTGAGCGGATTTGCGTTGCATTTTTTAGGGGGCGTGTTGCGCCACGCTAGAGGGTTAGCCGCTTTCACTAACGCTTCCACTAATTCTTACAAACGCCTAATTCCAGGCTATGAAGCCCCATCTATTTTAACCTATTCGGCTAATAACAGGAGCGCGAGCGTGCGTATCCCTTATGGGATTTCTAAAAACAGTGCGAGGTTTGAATTCAGATTCCCCGACAGCTCATCAAACCCCTACTTGGCTTTTGCGGCGATTTTAATGGCGGGTATGGATGGCGTTAAAAACAAAATGGATCCCGGCGAAGCGATGGATATTAATCTTTTCAAATTGACTTTAGATGAAATCAGAGAAAAGGGTATCAAACAAATGCCCCACACTTTAAGGAGATCGTTAGAAGAAATGCTAGCCGATAAGCAATATTTAAAAGAGAATCAGGTCTTTAGCGAAGAATTTATTCAAGCCTATCAGTCTCTTAAATTCAACGCTGAAGTGTTCCCATGGGAGAGCAAACCCCATCCTTTTGAATTTATAACCACTTATTCATGCTAA
- the dapB gene encoding 4-hydroxy-tetrahydrodipicolinate reductase, which produces MKIGVYGASGRIGKLLLEELKGGYKGLELSSVFVRQKCETDFSSFSHAPLVTNDLKAFVRSCECVIDFSLPKGVDNLLEALLECPKILVSGTTGLEKETLEKMQQLALNAPLLHAHNMSLGIMMLNQLAFLASLKLKDADIEIVETHHNLKKDAPSGTALSLYETCAKARGYDEKSALTTHREGLRSKESIGIAALRGGDVAGKHTIGFYLEGEYIELSHTATNRSIFAKGALEVALWLKDKAAKKYEINEIFG; this is translated from the coding sequence ATGAAAATCGGTGTTTATGGAGCGAGTGGTCGTATAGGGAAATTACTTTTAGAGGAATTAAAAGGGGGGTATAAGGGATTAGAGCTATCTAGCGTGTTTGTCAGGCAAAAATGCGAAACAGATTTCAGCTCTTTTTCGCACGCCCCTTTAGTAACCAATGACTTAAAAGCGTTTGTGAGATCTTGCGAATGCGTGATTGATTTTTCTTTACCTAAAGGCGTGGATAATTTGCTAGAGGCTCTTTTAGAATGCCCTAAAATTTTAGTTTCTGGCACGACCGGTTTAGAAAAAGAAACGCTAGAAAAAATGCAACAATTAGCCTTAAATGCACCGCTTTTGCATGCACACAACATGTCTTTAGGGATTATGATGCTCAATCAATTAGCCTTTTTAGCTTCTTTGAAATTAAAAGATGCGGATATTGAAATTGTAGAAACGCACCACAATCTCAAAAAAGACGCCCCGAGCGGCACTGCATTGAGTTTGTATGAAACTTGCGCTAAGGCTAGGGGGTATGATGAAAAAAGCGCCCTTACCACTCACAGAGAAGGTTTGCGCTCTAAAGAAAGCATTGGCATAGCCGCTTTAAGGGGGGGCGATGTTGCCGGGAAGCACACGATAGGGTTTTATTTAGAGGGCGAATACATAGAGCTTAGCCATACGGCGACTAACCGATCTATTTTTGCTAAAGGGGCTTTAGAAGTGGCTCTATGGCTTAAAGATAAAGCCGCTAAAAAATATGAAATCAACGAGATATTTGGTTGA
- the glcD gene encoding glycolate oxidase subunit GlcD has protein sequence MLEKQHIQYFKNLVGGEDFFTDLAHLNAYCYDATKERHLPSGVIFPKNEQEISQILRYCNEHRLIVVPRGAGSGFTGGALSVSGGLILSVEKHLDKILEIDTKNLIARVEPGVINKHFQNEVEKLNLFYPPDPASENQSTLGGNVAENAGGMRAAKYGITKDYVMALRVVLADGEIIRAGKKTIKDVAGFNVAGLMIASEGCLGVISEITLKLLAKPPLKQSAMGVFNCIEDAMNAVYKTMSSGVTPVAMEFLDNLSIKAVEEQFSKGLPKDAGAILITQVDGVVKEQIAWQLNEIEKHFKANGCVGFKIAQNEQEEQDLWFSRRNASQSISVYGKKKLNEDVTVPRASLPHLLQEVAKISQKYGFKIPCFGHTGDGNVHVNIMLEDPKRDLEKGHMAMEEIFQVAISLEGTLSGEHGIGLSKAKFMPLAFNHSEMELFRNIKKALDPNNILNPFKMGL, from the coding sequence ATGTTAGAGAAACAGCACATCCAGTATTTTAAAAACCTAGTAGGGGGAGAGGATTTTTTCACTGATTTAGCGCATTTGAACGCTTATTGCTATGACGCTACCAAAGAAAGGCATTTGCCTAGCGGTGTGATTTTCCCTAAAAACGAGCAAGAAATCAGCCAGATTTTAAGATATTGCAACGAGCATCGCCTTATCGTTGTGCCTAGGGGGGCTGGGAGCGGTTTTACAGGGGGGGCGTTGAGCGTGAGCGGAGGGCTGATTTTAAGCGTAGAAAAACATTTGGATAAGATTTTAGAGATTGATACTAAAAATTTAATCGCTAGAGTAGAACCGGGCGTGATTAACAAGCATTTCCAAAACGAAGTGGAAAAATTGAATTTATTCTACCCTCCAGATCCAGCGAGTGAAAATCAAAGCACTTTAGGGGGGAATGTCGCTGAAAATGCCGGTGGCATGCGTGCGGCTAAATACGGCATCACTAAAGATTATGTCATGGCTTTAAGGGTGGTTTTAGCGGATGGTGAAATCATAAGGGCAGGCAAAAAAACGATCAAAGATGTCGCAGGTTTTAATGTTGCAGGGCTGATGATCGCTAGTGAGGGGTGTTTGGGCGTGATTTCTGAAATCACTTTAAAGCTTTTAGCCAAACCGCCCCTAAAACAAAGCGCGATGGGGGTTTTTAATTGTATTGAAGACGCCATGAACGCCGTTTATAAGACAATGAGCAGCGGTGTTACGCCTGTGGCGATGGAATTTTTGGATAATTTGAGTATCAAAGCGGTTGAAGAACAATTTTCTAAAGGCTTACCCAAAGACGCTGGAGCGATACTCATCACTCAAGTGGATGGCGTGGTAAAAGAGCAGATTGCATGGCAACTCAATGAGATAGAAAAGCATTTTAAAGCCAATGGTTGCGTTGGTTTTAAGATCGCTCAAAACGAACAAGAAGAGCAGGATTTATGGTTTTCAAGGCGTAATGCTTCTCAAAGTATTAGCGTTTATGGTAAAAAGAAATTGAATGAAGATGTAACCGTTCCTAGGGCGAGTTTGCCGCATTTATTGCAAGAAGTAGCCAAAATAAGCCAAAAATACGGCTTTAAAATCCCTTGCTTTGGGCATACGGGCGATGGTAATGTGCATGTGAATATCATGCTAGAAGATCCTAAAAGGGATTTAGAAAAAGGGCATATGGCTATGGAAGAAATTTTTCAGGTTGCTATTAGTTTGGAGGGGACTTTAAGCGGGGAGCATGGCATAGGCTTGTCTAAAGCCAAATTCATGCCTTTAGCGTTTAATCATAGTGAAATGGAGCTTTTTAGGAATATTAAAAAAGCCCTTGATCCTAATAATATTTTAAACCCTTTTAAAATGGGGTTGTAA
- a CDS encoding plasminogen-binding N-terminal domain-containing protein → MLRLLIGLFLMSFISLQSASWQEPLRVSIEFVDLPKKIIRFPAHDLQVGEFGFVVTKLSDYEIVNSEVVIIAVENGVATAKFRAFESMKQTHLPTPRMVARKGDLVYFRQFNNQAFLIAPNDEIYEQIRATNTDINFISSDLLVTFLNGFDPKIANLRKACNVYSVGVIYIVTTNTLNILSCESFEILEKRELDTSGVTKTSTPFFSRVEGIDTGTLGKLFSGNQSKNYFAYYDALVKKEKRKEVRIKKQEGRIDAREIKREIKQETIKEPKKANQGTENAPTLEEKNYQKAEHKLDVKEERRRLRDERKKAKATKKAMEFEEREKEHDERDEKETEERRKALEMDKGDKEERVQPKENEQEIKQEAIKEPGNENNATQQGENKNAPKENKASKEENKPNSKEEKRRLKEEKKKAKATQRAREFEQRAKEQQERDEKELEERKKALEMNKK, encoded by the coding sequence ATGTTAAGGCTTTTGATAGGACTTTTTTTAATGAGTTTTATAAGCTTGCAATCAGCCTCTTGGCAAGAACCCTTAAGAGTGAGTATAGAATTTGTGGATTTGCCTAAAAAAATCATTCGTTTTCCTGCTCATGATTTGCAAGTGGGGGAGTTTGGTTTTGTCGTTACTAAACTTTCAGATTATGAAATCGTTAATTCTGAAGTGGTCATTATTGCCGTTGAAAATGGCGTCGCAACGGCTAAATTCAGAGCGTTTGAGTCTATGAAACAAACCCATTTACCCACTCCAAGAATGGTCGCTAGAAAGGGTGATTTAGTTTATTTTAGGCAATTTAACAACCAAGCGTTTTTAATCGCTCCTAATGATGAAATCTATGAGCAAATCAGAGCGACTAACACCGATATTAATTTTATTAGTTCTGATTTGTTGGTGACTTTTTTGAACGGGTTTGACCCAAAAATCGCTAATTTAAGAAAAGCGTGCAATGTTTATAGCGTGGGGGTGATTTATATTGTAACCACGAACACGCTCAATATTTTAAGTTGTGAGAGTTTTGAAATTTTAGAAAAAAGAGAGTTGGATACAAGCGGTGTGACTAAAACTTCTACGCCGTTTTTTTCTAGGGTTGAGGGCATTGATACAGGCACGCTAGGGAAACTTTTTTCAGGCAATCAATCTAAAAATTACTTCGCTTACTATGACGCTTTAGTGAAAAAAGAAAAACGCAAAGAAGTAAGGATTAAAAAGCAAGAAGGAAGGATTGATGCTAGAGAAATTAAACGAGAAATCAAGCAAGAAACCATTAAAGAGCCTAAAAAAGCCAATCAAGGCACAGAAAATGCTCCTACTTTAGAAGAGAAAAACTACCAAAAAGCAGAGCACAAACTTGATGTTAAAGAAGAAAGGCGTCGTTTAAGAGATGAAAGGAAAAAAGCCAAAGCCACCAAAAAGGCTATGGAATTTGAAGAAAGAGAAAAAGAGCATGATGAAAGAGACGAAAAAGAGACTGAAGAAAGAAGAAAAGCTTTAGAAATGGATAAAGGCGATAAAGAAGAAAGAGTCCAACCTAAAGAAAATGAGCAAGAAATCAAGCAAGAAGCCATTAAAGAGCCAGGTAATGAAAATAACGCCACCCAACAAGGCGAAAACAAAAACGCTCCTAAAGAGAACAAGGCTTCTAAAGAAGAGAATAAACCAAATTCTAAAGAAGAAAAACGCCGCTTGAAAGAAGAAAAGAAAAAAGCCAAAGCTACACAAAGAGCGAGAGAATTTGAACAAAGAGCCAAAGAGCAACAAGAAAGAGATGAAAAAGAGCTTGAAGAAAGAAAAAAAGCTTTAGAAATGAATAAGAAGTAG
- a CDS encoding NUDIX hydrolase — protein sequence MSYFKNAFNQKSLIDDSSVYLEPCSSSNFIELKRMHYNEENTKKTWDIIKSLDSVAVLLYEKKSDCFVIVKQFRPAIYARRFHFKRDQDQNIDGYTYELCAGLVDKADKSLEEIACEEALEECGYQISPKNLETIGQFYSATGLSGSLQTLYYAEVHESLKVSKGGGIDTEKIEVLFLERSKALDFIMDFQYAKTTGLSLAILWHLKKFKNV from the coding sequence ATGTCTTATTTTAAGAACGCTTTCAATCAAAAATCTTTAATAGATGATTCTAGTGTGTATTTAGAGCCTTGTTCTAGCTCTAATTTCATAGAATTAAAACGCATGCATTATAATGAAGAGAATACTAAGAAAACATGGGATATTATCAAGTCTTTAGACAGCGTGGCGGTTTTACTCTATGAAAAAAAATCCGATTGTTTTGTGATTGTGAAACAATTCCGCCCAGCCATTTATGCGCGCCGTTTTCATTTTAAGCGCGATCAAGATCAAAATATTGACGGATACACTTATGAATTGTGTGCAGGGCTTGTGGATAAAGCTGATAAGAGTTTAGAAGAAATCGCTTGCGAAGAAGCGTTAGAAGAATGCGGTTATCAGATCAGCCCTAAAAATTTAGAAACAATAGGCCAATTTTATAGCGCGACCGGCTTGAGCGGGAGTTTGCAAACGCTCTATTACGCTGAAGTGCATGAGAGTTTGAAAGTTTCAAAGGGTGGGGGGATTGATACAGAAAAGATTGAAGTGCTGTTTTTAGAGCGATCAAAAGCTCTTGATTTTATAATGGATTTTCAATACGCTAAAACCACCGGATTGTCTTTAGCCATTTTATGGCATTTAAAAAAGTTTAAAAATGTTTAA
- the csd3 gene encoding peptidoglycan DD-metalloendopeptidase Csd3, with the protein MVFFHKKVILNFIYFLMVAFLSHGVFLKSDEMAKKQTLLVGERLVWDKLTLLGFLEKNYISQKLYYNLSSQDKELSAEIQSNVTYYTLRDANNTLIQALIPISQDLQIHIYKKGEDYFLDFIPIIFTRKEKTLLLSLQTSPYQDIVKATNDPLLANQLMNAYKKSVPFKRLVKNDKIAIVYTRDYRVGQAFGQPTIKIAMISSRSNQYYLFSHSNGRYYDSKAQEVAGFLLETPVKYTRISSPFSYGRFHPVLKVRRPHYGVDYAAKHGSLIHSASDGRVGFMGVKVGYGNVVEIHLNELRLVYAHMSAFAKGLKKGSFVKKGQIIGRVGSTGLSTGPHLHFGVYKNSRPINPLGYIRTAKSKLHGKQKEVFLEKAQHSKQKLEELLKTHSFEKNPFYLLEGF; encoded by the coding sequence ATGGTATTTTTTCATAAGAAAGTTATTTTAAATTTTATTTATTTTTTAATGGTTGCTTTTTTGTCCCATGGGGTGTTTTTAAAATCCGATGAAATGGCTAAAAAGCAAACTTTATTGGTGGGTGAAAGGCTTGTGTGGGATAAGCTCACACTGTTAGGGTTTTTAGAAAAAAACTATATCTCTCAAAAACTCTACTACAACCTGAGTTCTCAAGATAAAGAATTGAGCGCTGAAATTCAAAGCAATGTTACCTACTACACCTTAAGAGACGCTAACAATACGCTCATTCAAGCCCTTATCCCTATAAGCCAAGATTTACAAATCCATATTTACAAAAAAGGAGAGGATTATTTTTTAGACTTTATCCCCATTATCTTCACTCGTAAAGAAAAAACCCTCCTTCTTTCTTTACAAACTTCGCCCTATCAAGATATTGTCAAAGCCACCAATGACCCCCTTTTAGCCAACCAATTGATGAACGCATATAAAAAAAGCGTGCCTTTTAAACGCCTAGTAAAAAACGATAAAATCGCTATCGTCTATACAAGAGATTATCGTGTGGGGCAAGCGTTTGGCCAGCCGACCATTAAAATAGCCATGATCAGCTCTCGCTCTAACCAATACTATCTTTTTTCCCATTCAAACGGGCGTTATTACGACTCAAAAGCGCAAGAAGTGGCAGGGTTTTTACTAGAAACTCCGGTGAAATACACCCGCATTTCTTCGCCTTTTTCTTATGGGAGGTTTCACCCTGTTTTAAAAGTCAGACGGCCTCATTACGGCGTGGATTATGCGGCTAAACATGGCAGTTTGATTCATTCTGCTTCAGATGGTCGTGTGGGTTTTATGGGGGTTAAGGTGGGGTATGGGAATGTGGTTGAAATCCATTTGAATGAATTGCGCTTGGTGTATGCTCACATGAGCGCGTTTGCTAAGGGGTTGAAAAAAGGATCATTCGTTAAAAAAGGGCAAATCATAGGAAGAGTGGGAAGCACCGGTTTAAGCACCGGGCCGCATTTGCATTTTGGCGTGTATAAAAACTCCCGCCCCATTAATCCTTTAGGCTATATCCGCACCGCTAAAAGCAAATTACACGGCAAACAAAAAGAGGTTTTTTTAGAAAAAGCTCAGCATTCTAAGCAAAAATTGGAAGAACTTTTGAAAACCCATTCCTTTGAAAAAAATCCATTTTATCTTTTAGAGGGTTTTTAA